A stretch of DNA from Anopheles nili chromosome 2, idAnoNiliSN_F5_01, whole genome shotgun sequence:
GATGCATTGCAGTGCTAGAGGAATAGCACCGATGCTGTATTCGTTACATTCGTCTGCTCTTCTTCACCCCGGCTCTCTGTGACGACGTAACTCTCGCTCATGCCATGCCATGAACATACCGAATATGGTTGGAAACGAAAAATTGCAATGCTATCTTTGCGGCGAAGCgtgtaaaatatgaaaaactaATGATAATTCCGAAGGTCACTGTTTTGCTAGTCGAGGGTAGTATAAGCAACGCGTAGATGTACGAAAGCTTGCTCTATTCGATCGAGGGCTTACGATAGAGGTTAGAAATATATGTGCTTTTATTGGAAAAAACGGTATTTGGCAATAGAAAATAGAATCAAATGTTCACACCGGTGTGTTGAACATTACAAGAAAGATTGTCACATTATCAAGGTTCAATAGGCTTCATCCCATCGCAGGCCAATGAAGAATTCTGTCTATACGTTGCATTCAAAAGAAATCCAATTAaccttttgaaaaattaataagAAGGTTTTCTGGTAAGAATAATAATTCTTTTTCAAGGTCAAGAAACATACATGGAACTGGATAGCTAATTTTCGGAACAtagtttaaaagaaaaaaggcagttGGATCAACTAGTAGTGACCCAATCGATCAACCTTAAAAGCTAGTTCATAAATCTGTCTTTTCTTGCGACCGACAAGAATGGTACGATATACCTTCAATATCACCAATCtcttgaaaacaaaatttctaACCGACAGTGAGAAATCCTTTTCAAAATCTTATGTACAAAATTAATGATCTTCAAATGATATGACTAGTTAATATTAatatggaaataaattatagaagaaattgataaaacaataaaacatttgtAATATTCCATGCAAAATTATTGTCATTTATTCGAAACATTTGAACATATCCTTAGTAAGAAATTAACCCCACAGAGGTTTATAATCGTAAGCTTCAGCTTCATAGACCGGAGCCGGGAGACCCTTATGGACGAAGTGCGGCTGCTTCACGTACACCGGGTATGCCTTCTCTACCGGCACCGGGTATGGCTTGGCTACTTCGACCACCTGTTTGTGATAAACGGGAACGTTGACTGGAACCTTCACCGGTACGGGATAGGGACGATCGACATGCACTGGCACTTTCTTCTCGATATACACGGGAACCTTCTTCTCCACGACAACTGGAACCTGCTTTTGCACATGCACTGCTACCGGGACTTTCACCGCCACTGGGACTTGTTTCTCAACAGCTACAGGATACGGGACGGCAACCTTCTTTGTCACCGTGACGTGATTCGTCACAGGTCCGTAGTATTCATTTCCATAGTAGTGATCCTCTCCAGCGTAGTACTGCTCATAGCCGTTGTTGAGCTCGACGACGCCGCGCTTGTCCTTCTTAGTTAGGCGATCAGCATCGTCACACAACGCGATGGTCAGAACGACCGACAGAACAATGAAAACCTATGAGAAGAGATTAAGAGAttcgttttaaatttaattgatcGTTTGTTGAGAAATGAATACCGTTTACCTTCATATTGCGGTTTGCTCCGGATGTGTATCACACGATCGATAAGACTTAACTGATGGTCCCTATTCGTTGATTTGTTGGCTTTTATACTTTCATGTTCGATGAAGTGAGAATGATATAGAATGccaataaataacaaaaactaaCAAAGCCAAGGCTATATGTCTTGGCACGGAAATGATATTATTGTCTCACAAGTGTGTACTATATTGGtcgtgaaagtgaaaggaaGGACAATATCAAATACCGAAGTATAAAAGCCAACCAATTAATGAATAGTGACCATCAGTTAAGTCTTATCGATCGTGTGATACACATCCGGAGCAAACCGTAATATGAAGGTAAACGGTATTCATTTCTCAACAAACgatcaattaaatttaaaacgaaTCTCTTAATCTCTTCTCATAGGTTTTCATTGTTCTGTCGGTCGTTCTGACCATCGCGTTGTGTGACGATGCTGATCGCCTAACTAAGAAGGACAAGCGCGGCGTCGTCGAGCTCAACAACGGCTATGAGCAGTACTACGCTGGAGAGGATCACTACTATGGAAATGAATACTACGGACCTGTGACGAATCACGTCACGGTGACAAAGAAGGTTGCCGTCCCGTATCCTGTAGCTGTTGAGAAACAAGTCCCAGTGGCGGTGAAAGTCCCGGTAGCAGTGCATGTGCAAAAGCAGGTTCCAGTTGTCGTGGAGAAGAAGGTTCCCGTGTATATCGAGAAGAAGGTGCCAGTGCATGTCGATCGTCCCTATCCCGTACCGGTGAAGGTTCCAGTCAAAGTTCCCGTTTATCACAAACAGGTGGTCGAAGTAGCCAAGCCATACCCGGTGCCGGTAGAGAAGGCATACCCGGTGTACGTGAAGCAGCCGCACTTCGTCCATAAGAGTCTCCAGTCCTCGGTCTACGAGACTGAACCAACATTGTACAGCAGCCCAGTATCGTATGGCTACTAAATTCTTTAGAACCATCTGCTATGATCAACTAAATTTTCCTTTGAATAAATCACAtctaatttgaataaaacaagtgataaaatagaaataatcttttatttctatttgttAACTAATATGATTAACAGTttttgaaattattcaaatgaatcCGAACAGTTTTATACACAACATAAGACGATTCAACCCTTTAAATGATTCTCGAAAAACTAACTCCACTCGATTTGCGACACAAAACTGAGAATCGCCTTGACAAAGTGCAATCCACTTCAGAACAAAGTATACAAACGTCCAAGAGAAAACAACACAGATAAGTTTTTTATCTGCATTCtggaaacatttcatttctgCCATTAAATCAATGGCATATTAATTCTCGCCCTTAACAAAAACCCGTCCTGGAGGTGTTAGCAAAGTTCAagatgaaaaatagaaaattgaattcctGTTTAGACTACAACGTGTGCCGGACataaaatttacaaaacaCAACTACGAAGAGATAAGGTATCCATGGTAAACGTATGGCACCCTAAGAGATGTGGCCAAAGCAACGTCTTAATATGCTTcaatgtgtggaaaattgcatAATAAAAGAAGGAAGGATTTAAACCGTTTAAAAACAGATAGTTCTAACGACGGATGCAAAGCGGGATGTAATGATTCCTTTAGCAAAAATGGTTCTTATTGTGCCGTTTGCAATCTGCCCAAATTATTTGAACCTATTTTTAATGCTTAACACAATTCTTTTACTGAACAGAATGATCATTACGGTGTGTTAAGCTAGAACTTAACTTCATTCATGTTGAGCTAGAATTGGAAACATAAcaagtttttaattttaaaccgatTGACTTGATAATGGTATGAAAACATGATAACGTGGAGTTCACATTCCATTAGGCAAAGTATGTGTGATTAAACACGCGGTTCACATTCTTTTTCCTGTTCTCTGCGTACCAAACATGTGAGCTGTAATGTTTGTCTTGATCACCGTCATCGGTCGCGAAGGCGTCATCCGAGTTAGTGCCTGCCGCTGCTTGCTcacgacgatcgcgatctaGAACTATGGGCCAATTAAGCTCTgttaagaaataaaattaaattcaaattgaacGCCACTCGATCGGTAAATGGGTTCAACGATTAATCTTccgaaaatcgaaaccatACCAAATCCTGTCGATTAAATGcgttattttttaatgaatgcgTTCAGAAGTCCCGTAGTGCGCTTGGCGCCAGCGCACGCACCCCTGAGAGCTTTTCTGTCAAACCCCACACGGACCACGACCGGACGATCGGCCACTGAAGGGCCGTTGGTTGTTGGTGTGTGATCGCGATCTTCACTGAGGAGCAACCCAGTGCTTTATCGGAGACATTCCATTGCTACGCATTCGTTTGCATTCCTAATCGAGCGACTGGTTCCGACTGTACATTCTagtgagtggaaaaaaatgaaatgtttcgatGCTTCTCGTCAGCTGATTCAACGCAGTTTTTAAGTGTTCAAAAGTGGAATTTGCCTTACGACTCGTATTCATGTGTTATCAAACCCAAGCACGCACTGATAGTAAAAAATACGATAATCTAGGGTCTTCATAGGTTGAGCGTGACTGGGTGTGCGTGACAATGTTTCAGGTGTTTACTCGGCGTTGCATAAAAAGTACGGGAATGGGCGGTGAGCTCTAGAACATGTAAGAAATTTTGCATTGTCAGTACAACCATAGCTTTACGTCTAGAAAAGCACGTTCATATTGCTCATCGTTAATAGTGTTCATCAAAGATTTAGTAAGAACGGCGCAAGTTATTTTACTAGCCCACGAGCTATGCCAGAACGGTGAGTAAAAGGCTTTGGTGATGAGATAAGTGTACATACTACTAGCAGTTGTTACACGGTTCCATGTACACATTTTTAAACAGTATGCTGTAAGTCATCATGCGATCACTATTGATAAAATTCATCAGATGGTGTAAGTCATCACCATCATGAGAACTTGCGCAAATCGTGCGTGATTAAACTCAAAATATCGTGTAAATCTAAAACATTACTCATACTACGTTTTGGTACTCAGCAGAATAAAACATGTGTTTAATGCAaactgtataaaaaaaaccttttatCAGGTGACCGTGATGTGATTTTGATAAAACTTTCACGAAAATCAATCTTGTCACTTGCTAGCAACAATGTATGAATATTGTTGCACCATCTTTCGTTTATCAAGATTATAGATGAAACGCTTCTTAATTAACCATTGTGTGAGCTGACTGATAATATTGTTACTCTTCCGAATGGTGAATGATTACACCACTGTTGCGATATAGTTGTTTATTGCATTTCGATCATATATTTTTAACCAACTTTTCTGTCATGTTACTATGCACCAGCGAAGCATTCCAATATCGCATTCCTTTTACAAATCGAATCCTTGCAGACACAGGTGTAACGCTCGGGTCAATACACCAAGTTTAGGTTAAAGAAATTAagcatgttttcgttttgtatgCTATTGAAATTTGTCATCtgataacgaaacaaaattctCTTTTGCACTCCTCTGGCGTGGTTGCCTGCAGCGGTTCGCTATCAGTAGCATTTTTTCCATAACGCTCTCACACATGAATGTCATCGTTATCGGGTTTCGGAGAGTGTGGCCCACAAGAAGGCAAGTAGTGAACCGCAAAGAGTCTATGGTGACGATAACGAGCGTCTCAGAGGACGAAAGCCCTAAGTAACATAGGGTCGGGCGCATGCGCCGCAGTCTAGCATTGGTTCTGGGCCGGAACGATCATCATTCCGAATCGGCGACGTTGGCTCATGTGTGTAAAGGATCACTTGACTGACGGTCAACCTTCGGTGCTATATATAACCAGCTCGCACTCGACTGCTCGAGATGGCTCTGTGGAAAAAGCTGAGGCCCACTGCATGGCAGTTTTTGGCAGTTTTGCTCACAATAACCCAACTAACCGGGATACGAGCGTCTGCAGTAAGTTTGTAGGCTATGTTCTGCAATGACTGCAACCAGATGCTGCTCTCTTGAGTCAGCCCCTAATCCTTTGCTATTCTTATCGATATACAGCACGTCGATCGTGAATACTACATGGAGGAAGAAAACTATGGAGATGAGGTGCTATATGCACGCTCAACACCTGAAAGTACCGACTACATTGTATCCGTAGTAGAATTCCATCCTGAATCGATGAATATGCCCATCGAACAACGCACAAAGATCCACCTCGATGAGTACAGCCACCTCATACGATCTCATGAAGCAAGGGTAAGTTAAGTTGATGGCGGGCAAAATAGTACCTAATTTCACTCAGCACGTGTAAGTCTTTGTTACGAAGTTCTATCTTAATCCGGCCTAGACCTAACCAATGTTTGCTCGACTGATGAGCTCCAGTTCTGTCGTTATCAGCAACATCGTAcatttgttttcccagcaTTTGTGAGTCCAGCTGCTCATATAATGAAACTGAAGAAGATTTTTCCTATGGATTGCATAGTAAATTTCTCTATTTCTTTAGCTAATTGATAGAATGTTAAACATcgctgctattttttttttcaactcaaTTTCCAGTTAGCAGATATCATCGTATTCCCGGAGTTGACTCTAAATTCGCTTTCCGATACGGTGTTCGTACCGGAACCAAACCAGCACATCGCGCCATGCGATGATCATGGTACTATCCTGGTGGCACTCTCATGCCTCGCTCGTGAGGTCCAGAAGTACCTTGTGATTAATCTGTCCGAGCAGTTTTACCTGCAAAGCCAGGCAGAAACTGTGCGATACAACACCAATGTCGTCTTTgatcgaaacggaacggtCATAGCACGGTATCGAAAATTCAACCTATTCAAGGAACCGGGCACCAGCGTGACAGCAACACCGGAGCTCATTAGCTTTGAAACAGACTTCGGCGTGCGGTTCGGTGTGTTCACCTGCTTTGACATTTTGTTCGCAGCACCTACACTTGAGCTAATTAAACAAGGACTCCGAGATTTCGTGTTTCCCGCCTTTTGGACGTCGGAACCTCCCTTCCTCACGTCGACGCAAATCTTCGAGAGCTGGGCATACGCCACCAATGCCAACCTTATTACCTCTGGTACAAACTACGGACCATCCGGGGCCACCGGTACAGGTGTGTTCAACGGGCGCAATGGAGCCCTATTGACACACTATACTGGCCAGCCAACACGTGCTCTCTACACAGTAAAGGTGCCCAAGTCCGGTACGAAAGATGTTAATAGTAGATATCACTCGGATACGAGCGACGTGCTCGAAGTTCCGATGGTCGAAACGAGCGGACATAGGCTTCCCGGGTACGAATTGGAGAACGTCCGCATGGGTCGGGACTTTCTGGAGCAATTCACCACGATCCAACTGAACCCGGTCCGGCAACATGATCTCATCAGCCAGATCATCTGCAATGGAATGTTTTGCTGTGATTTCACCGTTAGCCTAATGATGGATACGACGCTCCAACCGACGCACTACTATCGCCTTGCCGTGTTCGATGGCGTGCGCACGTTTCAAGGTTTTGCAGATGCCCACGTGTCTATCTGCGGCGTTATTGTCTGTGCGAACCAAAGCATCACGAGTTGTGGGCTGTTGCTACCTAAAAATTCCGGATACATGCAGTTTAGTGCAATCTCCATATCGGGACAGTTCATTGCCAACGGGACACTAGCGATGCCCAACACGCTTGACATGCGTATGTACTCGTACGACACCAGTTACTACACATTTACGTCCCAAATCAAGTATGGATACTTTTAATCACCTAATCAACGTTGGAATACCAATTAATGCTATCCTTCCCATTTCAGCCACACTTCCAACATACAGCTCGTAAATATGAACCTGACCTCGCCGGTAAGCGATATGCAAACATTCGGCATTTACGCATTCAATCATAAAAACATTGAGTTCTACAATCCCATCGACGCTCCTGAGGAAAACTCTCCGAAACCTGATCCAAACGAAGACGATCAAGGTGGTGCAAGTGGATTATGTTCGCCATGTTTCGTATTCATAATCGGGTGGATCACGCTGGCATCTTGGCGATTCGTTGCATGCAATCGGCTCGTTTCTCATTAACACGCGTGGATTTAGTGTACACGCTGTGCAGTATTTCCGCCCAAGACTACAACTTACAACGGCATTTAACTGACGGTATCAAGTCGTGCCATCGCAATCCTTAGTCATTAGTATGTAGGACGATTCAGCATTACCTCACGATGGATGGCAGAAGAATTACAAAATGTCGTACAAGAGAGTGTTTTATAGTCTTGAGTGAAAACAGAAATGTGTCTTAATTGTTCAATCAAAAGTTGTGATCCTAGGTATAAGTTTTAAACTCATTCGACACAATTCATGTACGCGACGATCTTGTTTTAATACAAACTGCAGTGTGAGAGCGCTGTCGGCGTTAGTAACAAGCTGTTTAGAAACTCCCAAAGCTGCGATTCGTAAAAATAATCTGTGCTTGTTTAAACGTAATACAAAAGCAATAAATGTACCAACTAATATATTATCTCAtgtaaatgattaaaaaagaATTAGAAAGGATTTATTCAAAAAGGATTCGATTATCATTAGTGTTCTATGTAAGATACagctttaaataaaatatatcatatGCCATATAGTAAGATTTGGCACATCCTATAATACattaaaaatcgaaagaaacgataattcgtttatttatttacatgaggtttttttcaaaccact
This window harbors:
- the LOC128730220 gene encoding deleted in azoospermia protein 2-like, producing MKVFIVLSVVLTIALCDDADRLTKKDKRGVVELNNGYEQYYAGEDHYYGNEYYGPVTNHVTVTKKVAVPYPVAVEKQVPVAVKVPVAVHVQKQVPVVVEKKVPVYIEKKVPVHVDRPYPVPVKVPVNVPVYHKQVVEVAKPYPVPVEKAYPVYVKQPHFVHKGLPAPVYEAEAYDYKPLWG
- the LOC128730222 gene encoding mantle protein-like, with translation MKVFIVLSVVLTIALCDDADRLTKKDKRGVVELNNGYEQYYAGEDHYYGNEYYGPVTNHVTVTKKVAVPYPVAVEKQVPVAVKVPVAVHVQKQVPVVVEKKVPVYIEKKVPVHVDRPYPVPVKVPVKVPVYHKQVVEVAKPYPVPVEKAYPVYVKQPHFVHKSLQSSVYETEPTLYSSPVSYGY
- the LOC128730223 gene encoding vanin-like protein 2; the encoded protein is MALWKKLRPTAWQFLAVLLTITQLTGIRASAHVDREYYMEEENYGDEVLYARSTPESTDYIVSVVEFHPESMNMPIEQRTKIHLDEYSHLIRSHEARLADIIVFPELTLNSLSDTVFVPEPNQHIAPCDDHGTILVALSCLAREVQKYLVINLSEQFYLQSQAETVRYNTNVVFDRNGTVIARYRKFNLFKEPGTSVTATPELISFETDFGVRFGVFTCFDILFAAPTLELIKQGLRDFVFPAFWTSEPPFLTSTQIFESWAYATNANLITSGTNYGPSGATGTGVFNGRNGALLTHYTGQPTRALYTVKVPKSGTKDVNSRYHSDTSDVLEVPMVETSGHRLPGYELENVRMGRDFLEQFTTIQLNPVRQHDLISQIICNGMFCCDFTVSLMMDTTLQPTHYYRLAVFDGVRTFQGFADAHVSICGVIVCANQSITSCGLLLPKNSGYMQFSAISISGQFIANGTLAMPNTLDMRMYSYDTSYYTFTSQINHTSNIQLVNMNLTSPVSDMQTFGIYAFNHKNIEFYNPIDAPEENSPKPDPNEDDQGGASGLLYTLCSISAQDYNLQRHLTDGIKSCHRNP